A genomic region of Miscanthus floridulus cultivar M001 chromosome 3, ASM1932011v1, whole genome shotgun sequence contains the following coding sequences:
- the LOC136546114 gene encoding zinc finger AN1 domain-containing stress-associated protein 17-like: protein MARRGTEAFPDLGVHCDEAGCNQLDFLPFECDGCGGFFCVAHRVYRDHGCAKAPDQGCTVVVCPDCGDAIERTAVPGRQCDREILDAHARSRRCDPARKRKPQCPVRRCKEALTFSNTSQCKGCGLKVCLKHRFPADHNCAAAAAAGAKRAGSTAGCGRDVQKQQQGGCRPALAVSARSFKIC from the coding sequence ATGGCGCGTCGGGGCACCGAGGCGTTCCCGGACCTGGGCGTGCACTGCGACGAGGCGGGGTGCAACCAGCTCGACTTCCTCCCCTTCGAGTGCGACGGCTGCGGCGGGTTCTTCTGCGTGGCGCACCGCGTGTACCGGGATCACGGCTGCGCCAAGGCCCCTGACCAGGGCTGCACCGTCGTGGTGTGCCCGGACTGCGGCGACGCCATCGAGCGGACGGCGGTGCCGGGGCGGCAGTGCGACCGGGAGATCCTGGACGCGCACGCGCGGTCGCGCCGCTGCGACCCAGCGAGGAAGCGCAAGCCGCAGTGCCCCGTGCGGCGATGCAAGGAGGCGCTCACGTTCAGCAACACCAGCCAATGCAAGGGATGCGGCCTCAAGGTGTGCCTGAAGCACCGGTTCCCCGCGGATCACaactgcgcggcggcggcggccgcgggagCCAAGAGGGCCGGTAGTACTGCGGGGTGTGGCCGCGACGTGCAGAAGCAGCAGCAAGGTGGTTGCCGCCCGGCGCTGGCGGTGTCCGCCAGGAGCTTCAAGATCTGTTGA